From a single Brassica oleracea var. oleracea cultivar TO1000 chromosome C5, BOL, whole genome shotgun sequence genomic region:
- the LOC106295188 gene encoding uncharacterized protein LOC106295188, with translation MNDLQSISDKMFMDKNVSACDLQESVVCNCKEPTQIVVKDICVDEGVPMVQEKFLFNKEETLKVNGNVSEPKSSEDNKPEECVDTKDVMELVVTGDEVGCEKPPLENVVAESESVSNKALTLRDIISMEDSNKPLNNVNTNEPEGDLGRDIEQRKTVEKKSVSWRYLPSETVEPENQRLNNVLVEDSYDHHHLFSSYEFGARSFSEAAESGLAHITYSGPISISGSLSARSDGSTVSANSFAFPVLQREWNSSPARMVRAKKRQEKGWRHYSLICCRFCRSRVP, from the exons ATGAATGATCTACAAAGCATAAGCGACAAAATGTTTATGGACAAGAATGTATCAGCATGCGACTTACAAGAGAGCGTAGTTTGTAACTGCAAGGAGCCTACTCAAATCGTCGTGAAAGATATATGTGTCGATGAGGGTGTGCCTATGGTGCAGGAGAAGTTCTTATTCAACAAGGAAGAAACTCTCAAAGTAAATGGGAATGTTTCCGAACCCAAGTCCTCAGAAGACAACAAGCCTGAAGAATGTGTTGACACTAAAGATGTTATGGAGTTGGTTGTGACTGGAGATGAAGTTGGTTGCGAGAAACCGCCACTTGAAAATGTAGTAGCTGAATCAGAAAGTGTCTCTAACAAGGCTTTGACCTTGAGAGATATTATATCAATGGAGGATTCCAATAAACCTCTCAACAATGTCAACACTAATGAGCCTGAAGGAGACCTAGGCCGTGATATAGAACAGAGGAAAACAGTGGAGAAAAAATCAGTTAGCTGGAGATATCTTCCCTCAGAAACGGTGGAACCAGAGAACCAACGGCTAAACAATGTACTCGTAGAGGACTCTTATGATCATCACCATCTCTTCTCAAGTTATGAGTTTGGTGCAAGAAGTTTCTCTGAAGCAGCAGAGTCAGGTTTAGCTCATATAACTTACTCTGGACCCATCTCAATCTCCGGAAGCCTCTCAGCTCGATCTGATGGAAGCACTGTCAGCGCAAACTCCTTCGCTTTCCCAGT ATTGCAACGTGAATGGAACAGCAGTCCTGCAAGAATGGTGAGAGCTAAGAAGAGACAGGAAAAAGGTTGGAGACATTACTCTCTTATCTGTTGTAGATTCTGCAGATCGAGGGTGCCTTGA